From Xenopus tropicalis strain Nigerian chromosome 3, UCB_Xtro_10.0, whole genome shotgun sequence, the proteins below share one genomic window:
- the bcat1 gene encoding branched-chain-amino-acid aminotransferase, cytosolic isoform X1: MENSKKGTQNGNSCTNGDPGAQSDSFKASDVIINLASSSKEKPDPNSLVFGATFTDHMLCIDWSKETGWQRPVIKPFQNLSLHPAVSALHYAIQLFEGLKAYRGEDGKIRLFRPKLNMERMHRSALRMTLPGFDKEELLQLILRLVEVDREWVPYSSSASLYIRPTFIGTEPTLGVRKPSHALLYVILSPVGPYFSSGSFNPVSLWAEPKYVRAWMGGTGDCKVGGNYGPTIFAQYEAMEVGCQQVLWLYGEQEQITEVGTMNLFIYWKDENGEEELVTPPLDGIILPGVTRHSILDLARKWGEFKVSERHLTMKDLVAALNENRIREMFGAGTACVVCPVSRVSYRNKDLHVPTMENGPKMAKRFLQELTDIQYGRSPSDWMVEVPSP; this comes from the exons AACAGCAAAAAAGGCACCCAGAACGGGAACAGCTGCACCAATGGCGATCCGGGGGCCCAATCGGACTCATTTAAG GCCTCGGACGTCATTATAAACTTGGCCTCCTCTTCCAAAGAGAAACCCGACCCGAACAGCCTGGTCTTCGGAGCCACATTCACGGACCACATGCTGTGCATCGATTGGTCGAAGGAGACGGGGTGGCAGCGCCCGGTTATCAAGCCCTTCCAGAACCTGTCCCTGCACCCTGCGGTGTCGGCGCTGCACTATGCCATACAG CTGTTCGAGGGGCTAAAGGCCTATCGTGGGGAGGATGGGAAGATCCGTTTGTTCCGCCCGAAACTCAATATGGAGCGAATGCACCGGTCGGCGCTGAGAATGACCCTTCCT GGGTTCGATAAGGAGGAGCTGCTCCAGTTAATCCTGCGGTTGGTGGAAGTGGATCGGGAGTGGGTTCCGTACTCGAGCAGTGCCAGTCTGTACATCCGCCCAACGTTTATTGGAACCGAG CCGACACTGGGGGTCCGGAAACCCTCCCACGCTTTACTCTACGTTATTCTCAGCCCAGTCGGACCCTACTTTTCTAGTGGATCATTCAATCCGGTTTCGCTGTGGGCGGAACCGAAATACGTGAGGGCATGGATGGGGGGCACTGGCGACTGCAAAGTAGGAGG GAATTACGGGCCGACCATCTTCGCCCAGTACGAGGCAATGGAAGTTGGGTGCCAGCAGGTGCTGTGGCTCTATGGGGAGCAGGAACAGATCACTGAAGTGGGGACCATGAATCTGTTTATCTACTGGAAAGATGAGAATGGAG AGGAAGAACTGGTGACCCCGCCCCTCGATGGCATCATCCTCCCCGGGGTAACGCGGCACAGCATCCTGGATCTGGCGCGAAAGTGG GGGGAATTCAAGGTGTCTGAGCGCCATTTAACCATGAAGGATCTGGTCGCGGCGCTGAATGAAAACCGAATTCGGGAAATGTTTGGCGCTGGCACCGCCTGTGTGGTCTGTCCCGTATCCCGGGTCTCCTACAGGAACAAG gATTTACACGTCCCGACCATGGAGAATGGTCCCAAGATGGCGAAACGCTTCCTGCAAGAGCTCACTGACATCCAG TACGGTCGGTCACCCAGTGATTGGATGGTGGAAGTTCCCTCCCCGTAA
- the bcat1 gene encoding branched-chain-amino-acid aminotransferase, cytosolic (The RefSeq protein has 2 substitutions compared to this genomic sequence), translating into MANRAAPGIWHSNSKKGTQNGNSCTNGDPGAQSDSFKASDVIINLASSSKEKPDPNSLVFGATFTDHMLCIDWSKETGWQRPVIKPFQNLSLHPAVSALHYAIQLFEGLKAYRGEDGKIRLFRPKLNMERMHRSALRMTLPGFDKEELLQLILRLVEVDREWVPYSSSASLYIRPTFIGTEPTLGVRKPSHALLYVILSPVGPYFSSGSFNPVSLWAEPKYVRAWMGGTGDCKVGGNYGPTIFAQYEAMEVGCQQVLWLYGEQEQITEVGTMNLFIYWKDENGEEELVTPPLDGIILPGVTRHSILDLARKWGEFKVSERHLTMKDLVAALNENRIREMFGAGTACVVCPVSRVSYRNKDLHVPTMENGPKMAKRFLQELTDIQYGRSPSDWMVEVPSP; encoded by the exons ATGGCGAACCGGGCAGCACCGGGCACCGGGCACTCG AACAGCAAAAAAGGCACCCAGAACGGGAACAGCTGCACCAATGGCGATCCGGGGGCCCAATCGGACTCATTTAAG GCCTCGGACGTCATTATAAACTTGGCCTCCTCTTCCAAAGAGAAACCCGACCCGAACAGCCTGGTCTTCGGAGCCACATTCACGGACCACATGCTGTGCATCGATTGGTCGAAGGAGACGGGGTGGCAGCGCCCGGTTATCAAGCCCTTCCAGAACCTGTCCCTGCACCCTGCGGTGTCGGCGCTGCACTATGCCATACAG CTGTTCGAGGGGCTAAAGGCCTATCGTGGGGAGGATGGGAAGATCCGTTTGTTCCGCCCGAAACTCAATATGGAGCGAATGCACCGGTCGGCGCTGAGAATGACCCTTCCT GGGTTCGATAAGGAGGAGCTGCTCCAGTTAATCCTGCGGTTGGTGGAAGTGGATCGGGAGTGGGTTCCGTACTCGAGCAGTGCCAGTCTGTACATCCGCCCAACGTTTATTGGAACCGAG CCGACACTGGGGGTCCGGAAACCCTCCCACGCTTTACTCTACGTTATTCTCAGCCCAGTCGGACCCTACTTTTCTAGTGGATCATTCAATCCGGTTTCGCTGTGGGCGGAACCGAAATACGTGAGGGCATGGATGGGGGGCACTGGCGACTGCAAAGTAGGAGG GAATTACGGGCCGACCATCTTCGCCCAGTACGAGGCAATGGAAGTTGGGTGCCAGCAGGTGCTGTGGCTCTATGGGGAGCAGGAACAGATCACTGAAGTGGGGACCATGAATCTGTTTATCTACTGGAAAGATGAGAATGGAG AGGAAGAACTGGTGACCCCGCCCCTCGATGGCATCATCCTCCCCGGGGTAACGCGGCACAGCATCCTGGATCTGGCGCGAAAGTGG GGGGAATTCAAGGTGTCTGAGCGCCATTTAACCATGAAGGATCTGGTCGCGGCGCTGAATGAAAACCGAATTCGGGAAATGTTTGGCGCTGGCACCGCCTGTGTGGTCTGTCCCGTATCCCGGGTCTCCTACAGGAACAAG gATTTACACGTCCCGACCATGGAGAATGGTCCCAAGATGGCGAAACGCTTCCTGCAAGAGCTCACTGACATCCAG TACGGTCGGTCACCCAGTGATTGGATGGTGGAAGTTCCCTCCCCGTAA